A region of the Cannabis sativa cultivar Pink pepper isolate KNU-18-1 chromosome 3, ASM2916894v1, whole genome shotgun sequence genome:
ttttaatttaaaattaaacctacaatttttgaaaaattaggtttcaaccaacctaaatatcatttcaaaaatttgctaactacttttaaatttaaatgttattttataaataaaaattaaataaaaaattagaaaagataaataaatatctttttcagattttaaatttaatttaaataaataaaataacaaaatttaaaaattagcaaaatatcttatatctatttaaaattacatgattataaatatcttattttaaatttaaatatggtcaaaatatctaaaaagatttaattaaaaaatcttaaaagataagatatttttaaaatatcttaaaagatattataaatatctttaaaagatattataaatatcttaaaagataagatatttttaaatatcttaaaagatattataaatatcttataaaatctgaccttaaatttaaaaaaatataatcaaatttaaaaataagatagatttttaagcaaaaagataaatactaattctattcaaattcaaattacactaatatcttgaattaaattaaaaaaaattagattaattcaaaatgataattaaaattgaattaggaatagtaatagtatatatacaaaaccatacaaaaaattggaagttaattccatgaaaaagcatgaaaaattgaagaaaaacaaaaaatttcgaaactgtacggacagttctgcgatcgcaggaaaatatcagcacggccccgattttgtcaaatcttcaaaaaatcataactaattcaaataaaatccaaattgagttctgtaaaaggctaacttgcttaattttttccatactatgcaataaaaataattccagaaacgaaatcacaattatttttcacgaaaatttcacaaacatcaatcaatcatcaaataacactcaatacaacatgataccatccaataaacatacaaacaatcgttttaaagtccaaatttcttgcaagtaaatcaattaccatggctctgaggccagttgttggaaattattttaccaggatcttagatctactcacaagtatgtttattaacatcctaaatatgaactttctaaaacgatgaaataaacacatataaagttaaagaaaccttacattgggtgcaacggaatataatgactccttccgttcagatatctagcccttgattcctttctgtagcagagcattatcaatatctgaacctggatctctttctttgaatccctgatgctgaaactcctttgttgatgatctttcttcacgatcttcctcactatgattgaggtattgcttgatgtgtgtgggcactaatctcatcactaaggatttcgaaattatcaaaggaagaagaaagaagaagtggtagctaaagatagggagagagaaagctcagttttctgaaatcagaagaagtgtttttcctgaagccttaactatctatttatagcattccactagggttagatttgaattatatggcattaaaataatgaaaaaatcaatttaaaatagctacataggtggccggccatacacttagtggattgggccttgggctttgcaattttgcaattttaacaccttttgtatctgattttctcaaaaatgccaatttcctaattcaatcatttaaatgccaattctaactatttaataactataaataattattaaataatattgtcatttatcatatttattaattgaaccatacaaagtatcataattaacaaatatgcccctataaactctttctttacaatttcgcccttacttagtgaaaatttcacaaatagacatagtccaattcgtgaattataattgattaatcaaaaccaattacatgagtcttacaagcaatattatctcaactagtggggggaccatgggtctatataaccgagcttccaataagtagatcaagaatttagcactaaaattcactaacttattaattcttcgttgaatccacgcatagaacttagaattgcactctcagttatatagaatgctctatatgttccaccatatagacacatcattagttatccattgttataatcctaatgtgatcaatgatcctctatatgaatgatctacactgtaaagggattaaattaccgttacaccctacaatgtatttattccttaaaacacttgaccccgtataaatgatatttcagcttatgtgaaatgagtactccatcatttatgttcgtttggtcaagctcgaaggagatcatcctttgcttactattcgccagatagaagctatagattccatgtttatgatagcgctcccactcaattgcactaccgtgttcccaaaaagtaagtatcaccctgaccaaaaggtaggcttaactaacaattcaaggaacacgaataatctttcaagattgagcctaatcataacaggattaagaacattcgatctaggatcaactaggcgatattgacttgaatagatattacggtaagtttaataaatctaagtcaaagttcaatatcggtcccttccgatgcatactccatgcatccaacctgagctttactttaaccaatgttttggaaagaacatagtatttctccaaatacaagtaaactcttgttgtagattatcatatcagtaaaaccctatgtctgataaatctaggaaactttattcacttagtcatgtttactttccaatgtgttgacggcacaataaacaggatcaagtatgtgaaaagggtttcagatgaatttatacattatgtacatataatcatgaaataaatcatgtgaaccatgcaacattaaatgttatttctgatctatattaataagtaaatctgattatattgaaatgagttttatttagggcataaaacccaacaatcaccaatagtgaattttctatttttgactTTCGAGTTGAAGTGTTTggccaccttcttttgataagctgccattcgtatttgagactcattcCGGAGTTTATCAATTTGATCCAGCGCTTCTTGTAATAAAGCCTTGTTTGTTGCTGGATCGTAAGTTGTCCTCctatgggatgggaataatgtttccaccgggaccatttcttcacaaccgtatgccattgagaacgACGAGTTGCTGGTTGTGGTTCTTAGAGtggtccggtaggcccataacactcttggcaattcttcaggccaattGTTTTTTGCAGACCAatagctttttctttagggtgaccttgAGGATTTTATTGACGGCTTCTGCTTGCTCATTTGTTTGTGGCcttgccactgcggagaagcttttgatgactccgtgttggttgcagaagttgGTAAATTCTTCGCAGTCAAACTGCTTCCcgttgtctgagactatcttaTGAGGCAacccatatcgacacactatgtttttttataacaaagtctagtgcttttttagcagttatagtcttcattggctTGGCCTCTGTCCACTTTGTGAAGTAGTCTACCATTACTatggcatactttacccctcccttTCCTATTGGTAgcgacccaataagatctatccccCACACTACAAAGGACCAGgggctagtcatcagggtaatcttGCTGGGTGGGGCTCTTGGTATGTTCACGAATCTTTAGGACGAATCACATTTCAGGatatagtctatacaatcttttttcattgtttgcCAGAAGTatccttgtctcaatattttctttgagagactcggACCTCCAGTATGATCTCCGCATAActcttcatggacctctagcataatttgctTAGTTTTAGGGTCTGATACACACCTTAAGTatggcatgctgagtcctcttcggtagagaatatTGTCCATCATCACATATCGGTGTGCTTGGTACTGTATCTTTTTGGACAACGCCCTTTCTTGAGGCAACTCGCCTttggttatggatttgatgatGGGGTTTATCCAGTTTGTCTCTGGCTCAACTACAACCACAACATCTTTAACTTTGATGCTTGGTTCCACGAGGCGTTCAATGGGCACCACCCCCAGTTTCAAAACCTCGCTGTCTGATGCTAACTTAGCCAAACAGTCTGCATGGGCATTCTTTTCTCTCGGGATTCTTTCCACTTTATAATCTGTGAACTCATGGAGTAGCTCCCGAACAATTGCTACATACACAACTATTTTTTCTCCACGCGTTTGATACTCTCCCGAGACTTGGTTTACCACAAGTTGCGAATCGCTAAAGACTTCTACTCTTGTGGCTCCCACGCTTCTTGCTAATTTTAGCCCAGCaatcagggcttcatattcagcTTTATTGTTGGAAGCCGGGAATTCAAAACGCAGAGCCGCCTGGAGTCAAAGCCCGTTCGGAGATATCATAGCTATCCCAGCTCCGGATCCGTTTTCGTTTGACGCTCCGTCCATGAACACTTTCCATGCTGGGGTTTGTGGTATTGGTACGTTTGCGCTAGCTTCTGCTTCGTTGCATTCGGTTATGAAGTCGGCTAGGGCTTGTCCTTTTATAGAAGTGCGTGGTATGTAGTGTATGTCCAACTGGCTTAACTCAATGGCCCACATGAGAAGTCTTCCGGACGCTTCCGGCTTCTGTAGAACTTGCCGAAGCGGATGGTTTGTTAATACCTTGATGGGGTGAGCCTGAAAGTAGGGTCTCAGCTTTCTTGATGgcatcaggaggcagaaaacTAACTTTTCAATCAATGGTACCGTATCTCAGCCCCTATCATAcgcttgctaacatagtacacaAGATGTTGGACtttttcttcttcccggactaaggCTACGCTGACAGCATTCTCGGAGACTGCCAGGTACAGTAACAAGTCCTCTCTGTAAACCAGCTTTGATAAAATTGGAGGTTTGACCATatgttctttttgttttttgaatgTCTCCTCGCATTCTTTGGTCCACTCAAATTTTTGACACTTCTTTaaaatgttgaagaagggaatgcacttGTCTGTTGATCTGGAAATGAATCGGCTTAGGGCGAAAACTTTTCCGGTCAAGCTTTGaacatctttatgcttcttgggggaagGCATGTTCAATaaagcttgaattttttttttcaggatttgcCTCTATTCCCCTTTGGCTGACGATAAATCCCAAAAATTTCCCTAATTTTGCCCCGAAAGTGCACTTCTTCAGGTTAAGTTTTATTCCGTACCTTCAgaccacttcgaagcattctGTGAGATCGTCCGCATGGCTCACGCATGTTTTAGACTTGActagcatgtcgtccacgtaaacTTCCATGTTTCatcccaggaggcctttgaacatccggttaaccattctttgatacgTTGCACCAGCATTTTTTAGGCTGAAGGGCACGACCAAGTAGCAGtttacccccttatcggtcttgAAGCTAGTGCATTCTTGATCTGCAATGTGCATCTTAATCTGGTTATAGCCGCAaggcatccatgaaggacaATAGCTTGAACCTGgaggtggcgtctaccatctggtcaatCCGAGGTAAGGGGAAGCAGTCTTTTGGGCATGCCTTGTTgagatcagtgaagtctatgCACACCTGTCATGTCCCATTTGGCTTCGGCACTAgcaccggattggctagccactccGGGTAATATACGT
Encoded here:
- the LOC115710876 gene encoding uncharacterized protein LOC115710876 gives rise to the protein MPSPKKHKDVQSLTGKVFALSRFISRSTDKCIPFFNILKKCQKFEWTKECEETFKKQKEHMVKPPILSKLVYREDLLLYLAVSENAVSVALVREEEKVQHLVYYAHPIKVLTNHPLRQVLQKPEASGRLLMWAIELSQLDIHYIPRTSIKGQALADFITECNEAEASANAALRFEFPASNNKAEYEALIAGLKLARSVGATRVEVFSDSQLVVNQVSGEYQTRGEKIVVYVAIVRELLHEFTDYKVERIPREKNAHADCLAKLASDSEVLKLGVVPIERLVEPSIKVKDVVVVVEPETNWINPIIKSITKGELPQERALSKKIQYQAHRYVMMDNILYRRGLSMPYLRCVSDPKTKQIMLEVHEELCGDHTGGPSLSKKILRQGYFWQTMKKDCIDYILKCDSS